In Ctenopharyngodon idella isolate HZGC_01 chromosome 20, HZGC01, whole genome shotgun sequence, the following proteins share a genomic window:
- the LOC127502469 gene encoding trace amine-associated receptor 4-like: protein MTSNENDTENVFLCYPLRLDSCPKVQRLAVVKVAMYVFMVLMILTTVFGNLLIIISISHFKHLQSPTHLIVRSLAASDCLLGSLVMPYSMVRSVEGCWYLGDFVCKVHSSLDMTFCISSILHLSLIAIDRYWAICDPLRYKMRVTNNTVTVFTTFTWLFSFVYSFYVVFSGVNAVGLEMLLLQISCVGSCVLFFNKQWGIICPILTFFLPGTVMSSLYMKIFHVARKHAKVMSERVTVAAAGGLKSQSSAQREGKAAKTLAIVMGVFYFCWLPYFTVTTLDPFFNYLTPADVFDALVWFAYFNSTCNPLIYGFFYPCFQNAFKILISTYICGIKYSNTLIFE from the coding sequence atgacttcaaatgaaaatgacactGAGAATGTGTTTCTCTGCTATCCACTCCGGTTGGATTCCTGTCCTAAAGTACAACGTCTTGCTGTAGTTAAAGTGGCAATGTATGTTTTCATGGTGCTGATGATCCTCACAACAGTTTTTGGGAATCTGCTGATCATCATCTCCATCTCTCACTTCAAACATCTACAGTCTCCAACTCATCTGATTGTTCGTTCTTTGGCTGCCAGTGATTGTCTGCTGGGCTCTTTGGTCATGCCGTACAGCATGGTGCGATCTGTTGAAGGCTGCTGGTATCTGGGagattttgtgtgtaaagtgCATTCTAGTTTAGACATGACCTTCTGTATCTCTTCCATACTGCATCTCAGTTTAATAGCTATTGACAGGTACTGGGCCATTTGTGATCCTTTAAGGTACAAAATGAGGGTCACAAACAACACTGTGACTGTATTTACTACCTTTACATGgttgttttcatttgtgtacAGCTTTTATGTTGTGTTCTCAGGGGTAAATGCAGTTGGACTAGAGATGCTTCTATTGCAGATTTCATGTGTGGGAAGTTGTGTTCTGTTTTTTAACAAACAGTGGGGTATTATATGTCCGATTCTTACATTTTTCCTCCCCGGAACGGTCATGAGCTCTCTGTATATGAAAATCTTTCATGTTGCAAGAAAACATGCAAAGGTTATGTCTGAAAGAGTGACTGTGGCGGCAGCAGGAGGGTTGAAGAGCCAAAGCTCTGCTCAAAGAGAAGGAAAAGCAGCAAAAACTCTGGCTATTGTCATGGGTGTTTTTTATTTCTGCTGGCTGCCTTATTTTACTGTTACTACTCTCGACccttttttcaattatttaacCCCAGCTGATGTTTTTGATGCTTTAGTTTGGTTTGCATATTTTAACTCCACATGTAACCCCTTGATTTATGGATTTTTCTACCCTTGTTTTCAGAATGCATTCAAGATTCTTATATCCACTTATATCTGTGGCATCAAATATTCAAACACCTtgatttttgaatga
- the taar1b gene encoding trace amine-associated receptor 1b, with amino-acid sequence MDLCYEALNGSCGKYIQPYSVHIPMLIAVMLITFVTMIGNLLVIISIGHFKQLHTPTNQLILSLALCDFLLGLFVMPLSAVRSIQGCWYFGDFLCKLHTCIDITLSTASIFHLVSVSAERCCAVCRPLTYHSCIGFPTVLLMISTSWLIPAIFAYVITFFELNLQGGKDFYETHVRCVGGCHVFFSHGPAVITSLVSFYIPGFVIIGIYSRIYMVAQKQARSISHQLNQLRRSYSSGSTRRQARKATITIAIVVGVFLVCWTPFFLCNILNPFIGYTTPPMLIDALVWFGYVNSTLNPFIYAFMYSWFRKAVRIIVTGEIFQNNSSRKQLNYLTNA; translated from the coding sequence ATGGATCTCTGTTATGAGGCTTTGAATGGATCCTGTGGGAAGTATATACAACCGTACAGCGTCCACATTCCGATGCTCATCGCTGTGATGTTGATCACCTTTGTGACCATGATTGGGAATTTACTGGTCATCATCTCCATAGGGCATTTCAAGCAACTCCACACACCAACAAACCAGCTGATTCTGTCTCTCGCTCTGTGTGACTTTCTGCTCGGGCTGTTTGTAATGCCGTTGAGTGCTGTTCGTTCCATTCAGGGCTGTTGGTACTTTGGTGATTTCTTGTGTAAGTTACACACATGCATTGACATTACTCTCAGCACCGCTTCAATTTTCCACCTCGTGAGTGTGTCTGCTGAGCGCTGCTGTGCCGTGTGTCGCCCACTAACATATCATTCCTGCATCGGTTTTCCAACGGTGCTGTTAATGATCTCTACAAGCTGGCTGATCCCTGCCATATTCGCTTACGTGATTACCTTCTTCGAGCTCAACCTCCAGGGCGGTAAGGACTTCTATGAAACACATGTACGCTGTGTGGGAGGATGCCACGTCTTCTTTAGTCACGGTCCGGCGGTGATCACCTCCCTGGTTTCCTTCTACATCCCTGGCTTTGTCATTATTGGGATCTATTCTAGAATCTACATGGTGGCCCAAAAGCAAGCGAGATCTATTAGTCATCAGCTGAACCAGCTGAGGAGAAGTTATTCATCGGGAAGCACACGACGTCAGGCACGGAAGGCTACAATAACGATTGCTATCGTGGTTGGAGTTTTTCTGGTTTGCTGGACTCCCTTTTTCCTCTGTAACATCCTGAATCCTTTTATTGGCTACACAACTCCCCCGATGCTGATTGATGCACTTGTTTGGTTTGGCTATGTTAATTCCACCTTAAATCcttttatttatgcattcatGTATTCTTGGTTCAGAAAAGCTGTAAGGATTATAGTAACTGGggaaatatttcaaaacaatAGCAGCAGAAAACAGTTAAACTACTTAACTAATGCCTAA
- the LOC127502458 gene encoding trace amine-associated receptor 4-like → MVTKKIISASEADVMTSNETGTEDVFLCYPLLLDSCPKLHRLTIVKVAMYVFMVLMILTTVFGNLLIIISISHFKHLQSPTHLIIRSLAACDCLLGSLIMPYSMVRSVEGCWYLGDFVCKVHFSLDMTFCISSILHLSLISVDRYWAICDPLRYKMRVTNNTVTVFTTFTWLFSFVYSFYVVFSGVNAVGLEMLILQISCVGSCVLFFNKEWGLICPILTFFLPGMIMSSLYMKIFHVARKHAKVMSERVTVVTKRGLKSKSSAQREGKAAKTLAIVMCVFYFCWLPFFTVTTLDPFFNYLTPADVFDAVIWFAYFNSTCNPLIYGFFYPCFQNAFKILISTYICGIKDSNTLTFE, encoded by the coding sequence ATGGTTacaaagaaaatcatttctgCATCTGAAGCAGACGTgatgacttcaaatgaaactgGCACTGAGGATGTGTTTCTCTGCTATCCACTCCTGCTGGACTCCTGTCCAAAATTGCATCGTCTTACTATAGTTAAAGTGGCAATGTATGTTTTCATGGTGCTGATGATCCTCACAACAGTTTTTGGGAATCTGCTGATCATCATCTCCATCTCTCACTTCAAACATCTACAGTCTCCAACTCATCTGATCATTCGCTCTCTGGCAGCTTGTGATTGTCTGCTGGGCTCTTTGATCATGCCTTACAGCATGGTGCGATCTGTTGAAGGCTGCTGGTATCTGGGagattttgtgtgtaaagtgCATTTTAGTTTAGACATGACCTTCTGTATCTCTTCCATACTACATCTCAGTTTAATATCTGTTGACAGGTACTGGGCTATTTGTGATCCTCTAAGGTACAAAATGAGGGTCACAAACAACACTGTGACTGTATTTACTACCTTCACATGgttgttttcatttgtgtacAGCTTTTATGTTGTGTTCTCAGGGGTAAATGCAGTTGGACTAGAGATGCTTATATTGCAGATTTCCTGTGTGGGAAGTTGTGTTCTGTTTTTTAACAAAGAGTGGGGCCTTATATGCCCAATTCTTACATTTTTCCTTCCCGGAATGATCATGAGCTCTCTGTATATGAAAATCTTCCATGTTGCACGAAAACATGCAAAGGTTATGTCTGAAAGAGTGACTGTGGTGACAAAAAGGGGGTTGAAGAGCAAAAGCTCTGCTCAAAGAGAAGGAAAAGCAGCAAAAACTCTGGCCATtgtcatgtgtgtgttttatttctgCTGGCTGCCTTTTTTTACTGTAACTACTCTCGACccttttttcaattatttaacCCCAGCTGATGTTTTTGATGCTGTAATTTGGTTTGCATATTTTAACTCCACCTGTAACCCCTTGATTTATGGATTTTTCTACCCTTGTTTTCAGAATGCATTTAAGATTCTTATATCCACTTATATCTGTGGCATCAAGGATTCAAACACCTTGACTTTTGAATGA
- the LOC127502456 gene encoding trace amine-associated receptor 4-like gives MELNWMGMYYIYVYLSLDISLYQTVIHEIVLFILMFIIVSLFTITKKIISATGPNVMTSNATDTENIFLCYPLLLDSCPKLQHLTVVKVAMYVFMVLMILTTVFGNLLIIISISHFKHLKSPTHLIVRSLAASDCLLGSLVMPYSMVRSVEGCWYLGDFVCKVHSSLDMTFCISSILHLGLISIDRYWAICDPLRYKMRVTNNTVTVFTTFTWLFSFLYSFSIVFSGVNKIGLESFIMQVYCVGSCVLFFNKQWGIICPILTFFLPGTIMTSLYMKIFCVARKHAKVMSERVTVAATGGLKSKSSAHRERKAAKTLAIVMGVFYLCWLPIFIATIIDSCLNFVTPASIFDALVWFGYFNSTCNPLIYGFFYSRFQKAFMILISSCFYGFSDSSTLTFE, from the coding sequence ATGGAGTTAAATTGGATGGGCATGtactatatatatgtttatCTTTCTTTGGATATTAGTCTTTACCAAACTGTAATTCATGAAATTGTTCTTTTTATACTTATGTTTATAATTGTTAGCCTTTTTACGATTACTAAGAAAATCATCTCTGCAACTGGGCCAAATGTGATGACTTCAAAtgcgactgacactgaaaatatatttctctGCTATCCACTCCTGCTGGACTCCTGTCCGAAATTGCAACATCTCACTGTAGTTAAAGTGGCAATGTATGTTTTCATGGTGCTGATGATCCTCACAACAGTTTTTGGGAATCTGCTGATCATCATCTCCATCTCTCACTTCAAACATCTAAAGTCTCCAACTCATCTGATCGTTCGCTCTCTGGCTGCCAGTGATTGTCTGCTGGGCTCTTTGGTCATGCCGTACAGCATGGTGCGATCTGTTGAAGGCTGCTGGTATCTGGGagattttgtgtgtaaagttcatTCTAGTTTAGACATGACCTTCTGTATCTCTTCCATACTACATCTCGGTTTAATATCTATTGACAGGTATTGGGCCATTTGTGATCCTTTAAGGTACAAAATGAGGGTCACAAACAACACTGTGACTGTATTTACTACCTTCACATGGCTGTTTTCATTTCTCTACAGTTTTTCTATTGTGTTTTCAGGGGTGAACAAAATTGGCTTGGAGTCGTTTATCATGCAGGTTTACTGTGTGGGAAGTTGTGTTCTGTTTTTTAACAAACAGTGGGGTATTATATGTCCAATTCTTACATTCTTCCTTCCCGGAACAATCATGACCTCTCTGTATATGAAAATCTTCTGTGTTGCAAGAAAACATGCAAAGGTTATGTCAGAAAGAGTGACTGTGGCAGCAACAGGAGGGTTGAAGAGCAAAAGCTctgcacacagagagagaaaagcagCGAAAACTCTGGCCATTGTCATGGGTGTTTTTTATCTCTGCTGGCTGCCTATTTTTATTGCTACTATCATTGACTCCTGTCTTAATTTTGTGACTCCAGCTAGTATCTTTGATGCTTTAGTTTGGTTTGGATACTTTAACTCCACTTGTAATCCACTGATATATGGTTTTTTCTACTCTCgttttcagaaggcctttatgaTTCTCATATCATCCTGTTTTTATGGCTTCAGTGACTCAAGCACCTTGACATTTGAATGA
- the LOC127502465 gene encoding trace amine-associated receptor 4-like — MTSNETDNENVFLCYPLRSDSCPKVQRFTVVKVAMYAFLMLMILTTVFGNLLIIISISHFKHLQSPTHLIIQSLAACDCLLGSLVMPYSMVRSVEGCWYLGDFVCKVHSSLDMTFCISSILHLSLISVDRYWAICDPLRYKMRVTNNTVTVFTTFTWLFSFVYSFSVVFSGVNTIGLESFIMQVYCVGSCVLFFNKQWGLICPIVTFFLPGTIMSSLYMKIFHVARKHAKVLSERVTAGGLKSQSSAQREGKAAKILAIVIGVFLFCWLPFFTVNALDPFFNFFTPADIFDAVIWFAYFNSTCNPLIYGFFYPCFQNAFKILISTYICGIKDSNTLNIE, encoded by the coding sequence atgacttcaaatgaaactgACAACGAGAATGTGTTTCTCTGCTATCCACTCCGGTCGGACTCCTGTCCAAAAGTACAACGTTTTACTGTAGTTAAAGTGGCGATGTATGCTTTCTTGATGCTGATGATCCTCACAACAGTTTTTGGGAATCTGCTGATCATCATCTCCATCTCTCACTTCAAACATCTTCAGTCTCCAACTCATCTGATCATTCAGTCTCTGGCAGCATGTGATTGTCTGCTGGGCTCTTTGGTCATGCCGTACAGCATGGTGCGATCTGTTGAAGGCTGCTGGTATCTGGGagattttgtgtgtaaagtgCATTCTAGTTTAGACATGACCTTCTGTATCTCTTCCATACTGCATCTCAGTTTAATATCTGTTGACAGGTACTGGGCTATTTGTGATCCTTTAAGGTACAAAATGAGGGTCACAAACAACACTGTGACTGTATTTACTACCTTCACATGGCTGTTTTCATTTGTGTACAGCTTTTCTGTTGTGTTTTCAGGGGTGAACACTATTGGCTTGGAGTCATTTATCATGCAGGTTTACTGTGTGGGAAGTTGTGTTCTGTTTTTTAACAAACAGTGGGGTCTTATATGTCCAATTGTCACATTCTTCCTTCCTGGAACAATCATGAGCTCTCTGTATATGAAAATCTTCCATGTTGCAAGAAAACATGCAAAGGTTTTGTCAGAAAGAGTGACAGCAGGAGGGTTGAAGAGCCAAAGCTCTGCTCAAAGAGAAGGAAAAGCAGCAAAAATTTTGGCCATTGTTATTggtgtttttctgttttgctgGCTGCCTTTTTTTACTGTTAATGCTCTCGACCcctttttcaatttttttaccCCAGCTGATATTTTTGATGCTGTAATTTGGTTTGCATATTTTAACTCCACCTGTAACCCCTTGATTTATGGATTTTT